One stretch of Cottoperca gobio chromosome 18, fCotGob3.1, whole genome shotgun sequence DNA includes these proteins:
- the pfdn2 gene encoding prefoldin subunit 2, whose product MAANSSSTVSKASISAGGKQSGPSAEQVVATFQRMRQEQRSMASKSADLEMEINEHGLVIETLKEVDPSRKCFRLVGGVLVERTVKEVLPALESNKEQISKIIESINTQMQTKGRDLTEYRERYNIRLVGEGEAEVQGQSGASSSDSKEGGSKSGAGVLVS is encoded by the exons ATGGCAGCCAACAGTAGCAGCACGGTTAGCAAAGCTAGCATCAGCGCCGGTGGAAAACAGTCCGGCCCGTCAGCCGAACAG GTGGTGGCAACATTTCAGAGGATGCGTCAGGAGCAGCGCAGTATGGCTTCTAAATCTGCAGATTTGGAGATGGAGATCAACGAGCATGG TTTAGTAATTGAAACCCTGAAGGAAGTGGATCCTTCGAGGAAATGCTTTCGTCTTGTAGGAGGGGTGTTGGTGGAGAGGACGGTAAAAGAAGTTCTGCCAGCCTTGGAATCCAACAAAGAACAG ATCTCCAAAATAATCGAGTCCATCAACACGCAGATGCAGACGAAAGGACGGGACCTCACAGAGTACAGGGAACGCTACAACATCCGGTTGGTGGGAGAAGGTGAAGCGGAGGTACAGGGCCAGTCGGGCGCTTCTTCCAGTGACAGCAAAGAAGGCGGGTCTAAAAGCGGAGCTGGCGTTTTAGTGTCGTAG
- the b4gat1 gene encoding beta-1,4-glucuronyltransferase 1 — protein sequence MHLSKKCSVFKLVLSALLIVALLQLIYLSFLSKFHGKQQRYRYSELFGGSGGKKNGNAEKNSRKERLRYSLSTGGIFDNSGQYRVYKNLIKSDFTTNHKPGSNPSSIALALATHTTINNLHHLESLLERWHNPLAVAIFAHGQDVKFATALVYALSFFCPQIQSLVDFHLVCLSGEMASFPDQDREHFAGLEDCDSVFSRLETHRDTYKNYAISGNVSYPNNLLRNVARGGTVSSYILVIDIDMMPSADLHQQFLAMILEREPVSNEVFVLPAFEIRHSRKMPANKAELVQLYQVGEVRPFYEELCPRCQAPTNYSQWVNSHVRGTSTLEVAYMLTWQDPWEPFYIGPHTVPLYDENFKQYGFNRISQACELHVAGYKFSVLSSAFVVHRGFKIQGEFHARKDEENKRNRVLFRSFKDGLKTKYPSSNRRC from the exons ATGCATCTCTCCAAGAAATGCTCCGTCTTCAAATTGGTGCTGAGTGCTCTGCTGATAGTGGCGCTCCTGCAGCTCATATACCTGTCCTTCTTATCCAAGTTTCACGGTAAGCAGCAGCGGTACCGGTACTCTGAGCTCTTTGGAGGCTCTGGGGGCAAAAAGAATGGGAACGCCGAGAAGAACTCGCGGAAGGAGCGTCTGAGGTACTCGCTGTCTACAGGTGGGATCTTTGACAACAGTGGTCAGTACCGGGTGTACAAGAACTTGATCAAAAGTGATTTCACCACAAATCACAAACCAGGATCCAACCCCAGCTCCATTGCGCTGGCTTTAGCCACACACACGACCATCAATAATCTGCATCACCTGGAATCTCTTCTGGAAAGGTGGCACAACCCTCTTGCTGTGGCCATATTCGCACATGGGCAAGATGTCAAGTTTGCCACAGCTCTGGTCTATGCGCTCAGCTTCTTTTGCCCCCAGATTCAATCTCTGGTGGACTTCCACTTGGTGTGCCTCTCAGGAGAGATGGCCAGTTTCCCCGATCAGGACCGTGAGCATTTTGCAGGTCTTGAGGACTGTGACTCCGTGTTCTCCAGACTGGAGACCCACAGGGATACATACAAGAACTATGCCATCAGTGGAAACGTCTCCTACCCAAACAACCTTCTTCGTAACGTTGCCCGAGGTGGCACAGTGTCCTCCTACATCCTGGTCATTGACATCGACATGATGCCCAGCGCTGACCTGCACCAGCAGTTCCTGGCCATGATCCTGGAGCGTGAGCCAGTGAGTAATGAGGTATTTGTGCTGCCTGCCTTCGAGATCCGCCACTCCCGGAAGATGCCGGCGAACAAGGCAGAGCTGGTTCAGCTCTACCAGGTCGGTGAGGTCCGGCCGTTTTATGAAGAGCTGTGTCCTCGCTGTCAAGCCCCCACCAACTACTCACAGTGGGTTAACAGCCACGTTAGAGGGACGAGCACCCTGGAAGTTGCCTACATGCTCACCTGGCAGGACCCCTGGGAGCCTTTCTACATCGGACCCCACACTGTGCCCCTCTATGATGAGAACTTCAAGCAATATGGCTTCAATCGTATCAGCCAG GCCTGCGAGCTCCACGTCGCCGGATACAAGTTCTCGGTGCTGAGCTCAGCCTTCGTGGTGCACCGGGGATTCAAGATCCAGGGGGAGTTCCACGCCAGGAAGGACGAGGAGAACAAACGCAACCGGGTTCTGTTTCGCAGCTTCAAAGACGGCCTGAAAACCAAATACCCATCCTCCAATCGACGGTGCTGA
- the six7 gene encoding SIX homeobox 7 has product MFPLPMFTPDQVARVCENLEETGDIERLGRFLWSLPAAVPGSAGEALNRHESVMRARALVAFHSGNFEGLYQILQSHRFTRESHAKLQDLWLDAHYREAERLRGRPLGPVEKYRIRKKFPLPRTIWDGEQKTHCFKERTRSLLREWYLQDPYPNPSRKRHLAQATGLTPTQVGNWFKNRRQRDRAASAKNRMQQDPSHLPSGSSPDGSLQDRRHHPHLLPPSPHHLGSPEASDCSTENERRGTGASTPEISVSSDSEFES; this is encoded by the exons ATGTTCCCACTGCCGATGTTCACCCCGGACCAGGTCGCTCGAGTGTGTGAGAACTTGGAAGAGACCGGGGACATCGAGCGCCTCGGCAGGTTCCTCTGGTCCCTGCCCGCCGCCGTCCCTGGCTCTGCCGGGGAAGCACTGAACCGACACGAGTCCGTCATGCGAGCGAGAGCGCTGGTCGCTTTCCACAGTGGCAACTTCGAGGGCCTGTACCAGATCCTCCAGAGCCACCGGTTTACGCGCGAGTCGCACGCCAAACTTCAAGACCTGTGGCTGGACGCGCACTACCGAGAGGCGGAGAGGCTCCGAGGGCGGCCGCTGGGCCCGGTGGAGAAGTACCGGATCCGCAAGAAGTTCCCCCTGCCCCGCACCATCTGGGACGGCGAGCAGAAGACACATTGCTTTAAG gaAAGAACTCGCAGTTTATTGAGAGAGTGGTACCTCCAAGACCCCTACCCCAACCCGTCCAGGAAACGCCACCTGGCCCAGGCCACGGgactcacacccacacaggtcGGCAACTGGTTCAAGAACCGCCGCCAAAGAGACCGCGCTGCGTCCGCAAAGAACAG AATGCAGCAGGATCCTTCCCACCTGCCCTCTGGGAGCTCACCTGACGGCTCCCTTCAGGACCGACGCCATCACCCCCACTTGTTGCCTCCCTCCCCTCACCACCTGGGCAGCCCGGAGGCCAGCGACTGTAGCACAGAGAATGAGCGCAGAGGAACAGGAGCCTCCACCCCAGAGATCTCCGTCAGCAGCGACAGCGAGTTCGAGTCTTAA
- the LOC115023418 gene encoding actin-related protein 2: protein MDSEGRKVVVCDNGTGFVKCGFAGSNFPDHIFPAMVGRPLIRSNTKVGNIEMKDLMVGDEASECRSMLEISYPMENGMVRSWEDMLHLWDYTFGPDRLDINPSECKILLTEPPMNPTKNREKITEVMFEKYQFHGIYVAIQAVLTLYAQGLLTGVVLDSGDGVTHICPVYEGFSLPHLTRRLDIAGRDITRYLIKLLLLRGYAFNHTADFETVRMLKEKLCYVGYNIEQEQRLAEETTFLVESFTLPDGRQVNVGGERFGAPEALFQPHLINVEGAGAAELLFNTIQAADIDLRADFYKHIVLSGGTTMYPGLPSRLEREIKQLYLERVLDGDTQKLSKFKIRIEDPPRRKHMVFLGGAVLANIMKDKESFWLSRAEYEEKGLGVLQNLGGGVR from the exons ATGGACAGCGAGGGGAGAAAAGTGGTGGTCTGCGACAATGGGACAGGG TTTGTCAAATGTGGCTTTGCCGGATCCAACTTCCCCGACCACATCTTCCCCGCCATGGTGGGTCGACCACTCATACGATCAAACACCAAAGTGGGCAACATCGAGATGAAG GACCTGATGGTGGGCGATGAGGCCAGCGAGTGCCGGTCCATGCTGGAGATCTCCTACCCCATGGAGAACGGTATGGTGCGCTCCTGGGAGGACATGCTCCACCTGTGGGACTACACCTTCGGGCCCGACCGCCTGGACATCAACCCATCAGAATGCAAG aTCCTGCTGACCGAGCCGCCCATGAACCCCACCAAGAACCGGGAGAAGATCACGGAGGTTATGTTTGAGAAGTACCAGTTCCACGGCATTTATGTGGCAATTCAGGCCGTGCTCACTCTGTACGCTCAGG GTTTACTGACCGGCGTGGTCCTCGACTCGGGGGACGGTGTCACCCACATCTGTCCGGTGTATGAGGGCTTTTCTTTACCCCATCTCACACGCAGGCTGGACATCGCAGGACGTGACATCACACGGTACCTCATCAAG CTCTTGCTTCTCCGCGGTTACGCCTTCAACCACACGGCAGACTTCGAGACTGTGCGCATGCTGAAGGAGAAGCTCTGCTATGTGGGATACAACATCGAGCAGGAGCAGCGCCTGGCCGAGGAGACCACCTTCCTGGTGGAGTCGTTCACA CTCCCCGACGGCCGGCAGGTGAATGTGGGTGGCGAGAGGTTCGGGGCCCCTGAAGCTCTCTTCCAGCCTCACCTCATCAACGTGGAGGGAGCAGGAGCGGCTGAGCTGCTGTTTAACACCATCCAGGCTGCAGACATCGACCTCAG GGCAGACTTCTATAAGCACATTGTTCTGTCCGGAGGGACCACCATGTACCCCGGACTTCCATCCAGGCTGGAGAGAGAGATCAAGCAGCTCTACCTGGAGAGGGTGCTGGACGGAGACACTCAGAAACTATCG AAGTTTAAGATCCGCATCGAGGACCCTCCCCGGCGTAAACACATGGTGTTCCTGGGCGGCGCGGTGCTCGCCAACATCATGAAAGACAAGGAGTCCTTCTGGCTGAGCAGGGCAGAGTACGAGGAGAAAGGCCTCGGGGTGCTGCAAAATCTGGGAGGTGGAGTCagatag